Proteins from one Sylvia atricapilla isolate bSylAtr1 chromosome 1, bSylAtr1.pri, whole genome shotgun sequence genomic window:
- the PLEKHF2 gene encoding pleckstrin homology domain-containing family F member 2: MVDRLANSEANTRRISIVENCFGAAGQPLTIPGRVLIGEGVLTKLCRKKPKARQFFLFNDILVYGNIVIQKKKYNKQHIIPLENVTIDSIQDEGDLRNGWLIKTPTKSFAVYAATATEKSEWMNHINKCVSDLLSKSGKTPSNDHAAVWVPDSEATVCMRCQKAKFTPVNRRHHCRKCGFVVCGPCSEKRFLLPSQSSKPVRICDFCYDLLSTGEMTACQSARSDSYSQSPKSSLNDVSDDDDDEDSSD, from the coding sequence ATGGTGGATCGCTTGGCAAACAGCGAAGCAAATACTAGAAGAATAAGTATAGTGGAAAACTGCTTTGGAGCAGCTGGTCAACCCCTGACTATTCCCGGCCGTGTTCTGATCGGAGAGGGAGTCCTAACAAAACTGTGTAGGAAGAAGCCCAAAGCAAGGCAGTTCTTCCTGTTCAACGACATTCTTGTTTATGGTAACATTGTCATCCAGAAGAAGAAATACAATAAACAGCACATTATCCCACTGGAAAACGTCACTATTGATTCCATCCAGGATGAAGGAGACTTACGGAATGGGTGGCTTATCAAGACACCAACAAAGTCTTTCGCGGTTTATGCCGCCACCGCTACGGAGAAGTCGGAGTGGATGAACCACATAAATAAGTGCGTTTCCGATTTGCTTTCCAAGAGTGGGAAGACCCCCAGCAATGACCACGCGGCTGTGTGGGTCCCGGACTCGGAGGCCACCGTGTGCATGCGCTGTCAGAAAGCCAAGTTCACGCCGGTGAACCGCCGTCACCACTGCCGCAAGTGCGGCTTTGTCGTCTGCGGGCCCTGCTCGGAAAAGAGGTTTCTGCTCCCCAGCCAGTCTTCCAAGCCAGTGAGGATCTGCGACTTCTGCTACGATCTTCTTTCTACAGGGGAGATGACTGCTTGTCAGTCCGCTAGGTCAGACTCCTACAGCCAGTCACCTAAGTCATCTTTAAATGATGTatctgatgatgatgatgatgaagacaGTAGCGATTAA